DNA sequence from the bacterium genome:
ATTTCAAAAATCCAGCCGCAAGTCGCCAGATAGCATTCTTATCCCTTATATTATCACTGTTTATGTTAAACTGATAGGAATTTGCTTTTGGGCATTTTTTGCTTTGCCACATTCTCGCTTTGCTCGAATTCGGATGTTAACTTCATTTTTGCTCATTATGAAAATATTTTAGCAAAAATTTCTTATTTTTCGCAACCTTGAAGTTCGTTTCTCAAAAATTGCTCTTTGACAGTTTAACTTTTTCTCATTTTATGCCGATAAATATAATAGAGAGGGAACCAGAAGAAGAACTACTTCAA
Encoded proteins:
- a CDS encoding BREX system Lon protease-like protein BrxL, translating into MWQSKKCPKANSYQFNINSDNIRDKNAIWRLAAGFLKLLFPDLKVSNAELYEFCLKPALNL